In Humulus lupulus chromosome 6, drHumLupu1.1, whole genome shotgun sequence, a single genomic region encodes these proteins:
- the LOC133785794 gene encoding uncharacterized protein LOC133785794 — protein MAGLKLQSMVTQLSASSKRERIGAKANKVKPQKKPKNETPVAVRRSLRTRGTLADSKSIDSDLFDSSVRSPNSQSTSPSKPSAPKIGTEFGGYRVCKEETILSTGIKSDPGESLGTEFVGDRVCKEDDYWVDMTLNPENIARVMQDRTMAVKFFPCSSSRVVVVGSNGGDVGIWNLDHANGIEEQDDGVYTYHTHSGLVSGISIH, from the exons ATGGCCGGGCTCAAGCTTCAATCCATGGTTACTCAACTCTCCGCCTCATCAAAGCGTGAGAG GATTGGAGCCAAAGCGAACAAAGTCAAACCACAGAAGAAGCCCAAGAATGAGACTCCCGTCGCTGTGCGACGGTCTTTACGAACGAGAGGAACGCTGGCTGATTCCAAAAGCATCGATAGCGATCTATTTGACTCTTCAGTGAGAAGCCCTAACTCTCAGTCCACGTCACCGTCGAAGCCGTCGGCTCCTAAGATTG GAACAGAGTTTGGTGGATATAGGGTTTGTAAAGAGGAGACCATTTTGAGTACTGGGATAAAATCTGACCCGGGTGAGTCTTTAGGCACAGAGTTTGTTGGAGATAGGGTTTGTAAAGAGGATGATTATTGGGTTGATATGACTTTGAATCCGGAGAATATTGCTCGGGTTATGCAGGATAGAACAATGGCTGTGAAATTTTTTCCTTGTAGTAGCTCTAGGGTTGTTGTGGTTGGGAGCAATGGTGGTGATGTTGGCATTTGGAATCTTGATCATGCGAATGGGATTGAAGAACAAGATGATGGGGTTTATACGTATCATACTCACTCGGGtcttgtttctgggatttcgatTCACTGA